CCATTGCTAAGTGAAACTTTTCACTCATATAGTAGTGTTTTAGAcacaataatttttcattttttttaaacatgatctTTGGTTCGAAGCTGTCCTTTCTAGTTGGATGGTTGtggttaagtaaaatatttataaaacagcaCAGTAGCTTCATTTGAACCACAGAAGTAAACTGGATCGATGGCCTAAAGGCAATGAATGGCATGTATTAAGATGTCTGGCATGATGAATTCCACATATCCATAACTGACACGGTCAGTATTAAAGGAAATTAGTGTTGCTGAGTACTGGCTCACCTCCTTTCATCAAAGACCTCTATCAATTCATTAACAGTATTAGCCACTGAGAGAAAATTAGctggaaaaaaatctaatctGAATGAAGGCACACAGGTGTAAATCTTAAGCAGATAAATAAGACCAACTGCATAAACTGCATATGCAAGCATGGGTGTGTCCACCCCAAGCTCATACACACTTCTCATGTTTGAGGTTGAATATCATCACTGCATATATTCTACCACATAGAAaactctatgtctgtgagtgtatATACCCTAGAGGTCAGAACTAGCTGATGGttttccagaaaaaatgaaactttaaatgATGCAAAAGTTGGCCTTTcctcaaaataaaaggttttaaatTAATGGCAAAGGGATGCAATACCAACGGAAACTGCAAGAAGCCGTGAAGTTAAATCTCAGAAAAGACAAGTTCAACTTCATAACTGAAGGCTGCTGatgatttcttctctctctccttgaatTATCAAATGCAAATGCCTTTTAGCAATGGTAGCATTCAAATCCCACAAAAAATCAAGTAGTGTGCCCTTAAGGAGCACCTCCATTGGCACAAACTGTAAAACCTGCTGGGGTGCATCAGAGTTAACCAAAGCGCTCAACAATTCATTCACATTCTGCAGATACTGGAAAACTGGGTTTGGAAGGTCTTGATAACCAACACAAAGCAAGACTGCACAAGTCTTCAGGGGCTCGGAAGATGTGGGACAAGAAAACGTGATGAATCTAAAACAGCTCTGGAGTATAaagatcaaaccagccataaATCTTGTAAAACAAGAAAGTACAGGCAAAATCATAATATCTCCTGTATGAAGCTGTTGCAATGAATGTAGAAGGCAGTCCAAAAATAACTGCTGGTAAGTTGGGTCTCCATCATGAAGCAATGAACAGCTAAAAGTCATGAGTTCAGCTGATTCCAAGAGCTGAACTTCCAATGGTATATGTATTTTGACATGTTGGAGAGCTGGAAAACCCACAAGCAGGCACTTTACTTGGTTGCTGGGTTCTACATCCTGCTCATCCTGAAGGCATTTTGTAAGGCTAAACAACTCAGAAAATACCAATTCTTCAGAAAAAATGTGACAAGAACAACAATACTGCTGTTTTGGCCTGAACTTGGAATCCAAATTCAAGGCTCCTCCCAATGACTTTTCAATTGCTTCATTAAGAGCCTTTAAAATTTCACCATCACAGAAAGGAGAACAGTTTACCCTTGGCAGTTTCTTTCCCTGTAAAATCTGCCATAAGTGACACTCAAGATTGGAAGCTGTCCCTTCTAAAAGAGAACCTTGCCCAGGATGATATGCAGCATGTTCTTCAGTCCAACTATTAAAGTACCCTTTGGCCACCTTATCTTTCCATGAAAGGGTTTCCAGCATTTTCCTTTCATTGTaggttttaaaatatctgttccTCTGCCCAAACCATTTTGTATTTGTACTACAACCAATATTAGATTTTTTCACTAGCCAATTATTTCTGGAAAGAGGCTTCAATTGAAACTTTTGCATGAAATACTGAACAGCATAGTCCCTTAAACTATTCAGCTTTGCTTGTTCCCCTTCTCCCATGCACTCAAACAGACGAATGTTCTCAGAAATAGTCTCTAGCTGGTATTTATGAAAGAACACACAACATTCTTCATGTCTTTTAAGAAAAGATTCGGGAATcatgtgatggggaaagagagctTTCCTGGTCATTTCAGGCCCAAAATTCAGCACCATCTTAGATAAAAGAGGATAGATTGCCTCTCTTCCCTTATAGTAGAGACATACCACATAGACTTCTGAGTTTCCTGCCTTGCTGGTAGCAGGTTTGAAAACATGGACTTTGTCAAAAGAACAGTTTAGCAGGTACATCAGGTTTATGGAACAATGTTCAAACAAAGTAAACATCTTCAGAACAAAAGAGCCACCACTTCCAAGAGTCAACAGAGCAGTGACAGCTTCACAGTAATGCAAAGAAGAGACTAAAGCTTCTTGTTCACCTGGGTTTCCTTGGCAATCAAAACTTCCATCTGCAGTGATCAAGTGAACGGTAGCCATGCTGCTTATGAAATTCTGAAGTCCAGTCAGATATTTCAGGGTCATGATATCGCCAGTGTTATCTGGACCAAAGTACCAGCAATGCAAGGTATTTGCAATAAGTCGGTCATCCATAATCATCTTAagattgtcatttgcttcatggTATGGATTCAAAGTATTAGCCACCCAACTCCAATCACAGGGGAATCGATGGGATTTTAAGTAGTGATTGAGACTAGCTATAAAAGCTCCAGGAGCTTCACAAAGGTGTAGAGAATTCAGTTTTCCATTCTGAAAAGCTTCCTGTGGAATAAGTGGAAAGCTACACAAAATTTCATGAAACTTACACCATGCTTGAGTACAAAGTTCAGCATTCACAGATTTTCTCACATGAGAAAttattttcccagctttattaGTGAAAGCCGTGTGCTCATGCCACTCATCCAATTTCTTATCACTCAGTAGGTTTTTCACTTCATTTAGGGAGTTCTTCAAATCAAGAAACACATTGAATTCCGTGTGGTCACAGGTGAAAATCTCACTGGAATCTGGTAACTGCCACTCATTATTAAGTGGCTTGCCATAAGAAAAGTTCTTGGCAAAGAGTTCAAAAATATCAGCAAGAACATCTGGGCTGAATGTtgcaggacttgaacccagtgGTAGCTTTCTGCACTTActcattttcaaattaaattaaaatctagaaaaagaaaacacacaattaAACGAATCAAATTTATTAGTGAGTGAAATCTCATCCACAGCAAACTGGATCACAATCATGACAACCCACAAAAAATGGGAAGACTAATGTCAGCACAATTCACTACATGATGAGGCAATctggaataaagaataaaggtTTTGCTATCCGAtagacctgggctcaaatcccagcaCTGCCATTTACAGCTTAGTAAGTGGCTGTGGGCAAATAACTTTACATCtcaatttcttatttaaaaaattgaggtatcatttttttagatgagGATAAAACATGCTAGCATATAAAAAGCATATACCAAAGAATATGCATCAGTGAATGGCAGCTCTTATTACCAAAGTAACGCACCTAGCTCCTCTCCAAAGTTCTCCTCTACCCATTGCTGAGACACTGCCCACGGGGCCCCAAACACTTACTTAGACTAAGATTCATCCCTGAACATGACCTTTGATCAAACTCTAACAAGTGACTTTTAGCTTTTTTTTAGCTCCCTCCAAATCTCACTTCCTTCCAGGAGAGGTTCCTGCACCTGAACCCAGCACTGGTCCTGTTACCAGACCTCTCTGCCACCACCCACTTACTCACCTACGAAGATTGCCAAATATGTCCTCTGTCCAGATCTCACTCTCTTGCTAAATCACACACTTTGGTGGTACCAAATCGCCTTTACAGGCTACCAGCAAACACTCATCACCATATTGCTTGTCAACTGTGGTGTACCTGACAGGTTAGCCTCCTGATCAGTGTTGAAACTGACCTATAGTTCACCCTGGCATGTCTCTAAACTACAGATTCCTGTTTTATATGGTTGGTCAGACAGCTCCATGcttgtattataaaatattatttttttgtcaCAAAAACTTAATACACTTTGATAGAATAATTTTAAACTGAAGAAATATCCTTAATGAATATACAAATTACAAATAGTAACCCTACATTCTGTGTTCTAACACTGCCCAAGAAACCAAAAACATCTGTCCAATGGAAAGGGATAGGGGTACAAGAGAAAGAAGCAAGGCTTAATGGCATAGTGTTGGAAAAGTTCTAAATTCCAGCAGATAGAGTAATGAGTATTACATGGTACTTGTTGGCACAATGTTAATCAACAGGTGCTTCAGTTCATGACTACTGCATTTACTTAGCATATTCAATACATTCTACACCAGTCTGAAGATTAAAATGGGAGATAAAGGTGAGCAAGCAATACAATAAACACAATAACAGCCAGAAGACTGTATTCTATTAGCATTTGTACTCTTCTCTTAACAcacttttttcatccttttacattttgtttaaattatttacaaGTCTGTCTACTCTACTAGCCTGTAAACTTCTTAAAGTAACAAGTATCTTCTTAGCCATTTCTGTTTGCCACCGTATATTTACACATTGCACAAAAATTGTGGATAACAGTCACAGTTAcccattaatatatttttcttaccttagattttttttaactgttagaaGCTATATTTAGACAAACTTCTGAAAGATGGCAAAAAGGAAGCATTCACTAAAACCCTAAATAAAAGTAAACGAAAGTTTACTACAACAAGTTATTCTGTCCTAATTCACACTTTGCTAACTGGAAACTACAACTTTCAGATTTCAACTACATTCTATTTTGGAAAAAGTCTGATTTTAGTCATTAACTTCACATACTAATTAATGGTTATAGGTAAGCTCTGAAATCTTACTTAAGCTAAAAGGTAATTATTTTCACAGGAAAACAACTAAACTGATTCAAACACTCCATTGTTCTTCCCAACTATACCTGTGGAACACAGaccaaaattatatattatatatttatatataaattgtatattaTATTGAATAATGTTCAGGTCAATAATCCACAGATTATCCAAACACTGTTTCCTACTATCAAATTCCCAGAATCCAACTGCTTCTCACCCACCTCCAGCTATCAGCCTCCTGATTATAGACACTGTCAACTCTCTCCTGGATTACTCCCATAGCTTTCTCACTGGTCTCTTTGCTTCTACCCTTGCCTCCTACATTCTATTCTGAAA
This region of Balaenoptera acutorostrata chromosome 19, mBalAcu1.1, whole genome shotgun sequence genomic DNA includes:
- the CMTR2 gene encoding cap-specific mRNA (nucleoside-2'-O-)-methyltransferase 2; the protein is MSKCRKLPLGSSPATFSPDVLADIFELFAKNFSYGKPLNNEWQLPDSSEIFTCDHTEFNVFLDLKNSLNEVKNLLSDKKLDEWHEHTAFTNKAGKIISHVRKSVNAELCTQAWCKFHEILCSFPLIPQEAFQNGKLNSLHLCEAPGAFIASLNHYLKSHRFPCDWSWVANTLNPYHEANDNLKMIMDDRLIANTLHCWYFGPDNTGDIMTLKYLTGLQNFISSMATVHLITADGSFDCQGNPGEQEALVSSLHYCEAVTALLTLGSGGSFVLKMFTLFEHCSINLMYLLNCSFDKVHVFKPATSKAGNSEVYVVCLYYKGREAIYPLLSKMVLNFGPEMTRKALFPHHMIPESFLKRHEECCVFFHKYQLETISENIRLFECMGEGEQAKLNSLRDYAVQYFMQKFQLKPLSRNNWLVKKSNIGCSTNTKWFGQRNRYFKTYNERKMLETLSWKDKVAKGYFNSWTEEHAAYHPGQGSLLEGTASNLECHLWQILQGKKLPRVNCSPFCDGEILKALNEAIEKSLGGALNLDSKFRPKQQYCCSCHIFSEELVFSELFSLTKCLQDEQDVEPSNQVKCLLVGFPALQHVKIHIPLEVQLLESAELMTFSCSLLHDGDPTYQQLFLDCLLHSLQQLHTGDIMILPVLSCFTRFMAGLIFILQSCFRFITFSCPTSSEPLKTCAVLLCVGYQDLPNPVFQYLQNVNELLSALVNSDAPQQVLQFVPMEVLLKGTLLDFLWDLNATIAKRHLHLIIQGEREEIISSLQL